A section of the Oncorhynchus gorbuscha isolate QuinsamMale2020 ecotype Even-year linkage group LG06, OgorEven_v1.0, whole genome shotgun sequence genome encodes:
- the LOC124037702 gene encoding uncharacterized protein LOC124037702 isoform X2, with protein sequence MDIWNKVINLLFLIALMATVTSALSAVITEPPQRTVEAPLGSSLILICSFEPQTSAWVRWYFNINQSCSDSSSSQLSSHKISVNKTVEQYNGGHVLQESGRAWSRLTVRDVRYNDSGWYFCQVLADIPYLRNSNSNETQVIITGKTTESTPPSMTVTRSTHSNEGLLLGWKLWVAVGAASAILVSLLVVIWILLQRRRSIIQRGLQMDKQKISPTLKYIRTPTPARTHDNKHIRIPTPARIHDNKHIRIPTPARIHDNKHIRIPTPARIHDNKHIRIPIPHRANDNKPLTETPNPPRAHDGKHLPTPARAHDLRTPTPPRAHDSK encoded by the exons ATGGACATCTGGAACAAAGTGATCAACTTGCTGTTTCTTATAG CACTCATGGCAACAGTGACGTCTGCTCTCAGCGCTGTGATCACGGAACCACCCCAAAGGACAGTGGAAGCTCCTCTTGGTTCCTCTCTGATCCTCATCTGCAGTTTTGAGCCCCAGACTAGTGCCTGGGTGAGGTGGTATTTCAACATAAACCAATCATGCAGTGATTCTAGTTCCAGTCAACTTTCCTCCCATAAGATATCGGTCAACAAGACTGTGGAGCAGTACAATGGAGGTCATGTCCTTCAGGAGTCTGGGAGAGCTTGGTCCAGACTGACTGTGAGAGATGTCCGGTACAATGACAGTGGGTGGTACTTCTGCCAGGTTTTGGCAGATATCCCTTACCTTAGAAACAGTAACAGCAATGAAACTCAAGTTATTATTA CTGGCAAGACGACAGAAAGTACCCCTCCATCGATGACAG TAACTCGGTCTACCCACTCCAATGAGGGTTTGCTTCTAGGCTGGAAGCTGTGGGTAGCAGTGGGAGCAGCAAGTGCCATACTGGTTTCACTGCTAGTGGTCATCTGGATCCTACTACAACGAAGGAGAAGCATAATACAAAGAG GACTACAGATGGACAAACAGAAGATTTCTCCCACTTTAAAATATATCAGGACCCCAACTCCAGCCAGAACCCACGACAACAAACACATCAGGATCCCAACTCCAGCCAGAATCCATGACAACAAACACATCCGGATCCCAACTCCAGCCAGAATCCATGACAACAAACACATCCGGATCCCAACTCCAGCCAGAATCCATGACAACAAACACATCAGGATCCCAATTCCACACAGGGCAAATGACAACAAACCCCTCACCGAGACCCCGAATCCACCTAGAGCCCATGATGGCAAACATCTTCCAACTCCTGCCAGGGCACATGACCTCAGGACCCCAACTCCACCCAGGGCCCATGACAGCAAATAA
- the LOC124037702 gene encoding uncharacterized protein LOC124037702 isoform X1 → MDIWNKVINLLFLIALMATVTSALSAVITEPPQRTVEAPLGSSLILICSFEPQTSAWVRWYFNINQSCSDSSSSQLSSHKISVNKTVEQYNGGHVLQESGRAWSRLTVRDVRYNDSGWYFCQVLADIPYLRNSNSNETQVIITGKTTESTPPSMTVTRSTHSNEGLLLGWKLWVAVGAASAILVSLLVVIWILLQRRRSIIQRENPIYTNMPAIKQPSPRPGLQMDKQKISPTLKYIRTPTPARTHDNKHIRIPTPARIHDNKHIRIPTPARIHDNKHIRIPTPARIHDNKHIRIPIPHRANDNKPLTETPNPPRAHDGKHLPTPARAHDLRTPTPPRAHDSK, encoded by the exons ATGGACATCTGGAACAAAGTGATCAACTTGCTGTTTCTTATAG CACTCATGGCAACAGTGACGTCTGCTCTCAGCGCTGTGATCACGGAACCACCCCAAAGGACAGTGGAAGCTCCTCTTGGTTCCTCTCTGATCCTCATCTGCAGTTTTGAGCCCCAGACTAGTGCCTGGGTGAGGTGGTATTTCAACATAAACCAATCATGCAGTGATTCTAGTTCCAGTCAACTTTCCTCCCATAAGATATCGGTCAACAAGACTGTGGAGCAGTACAATGGAGGTCATGTCCTTCAGGAGTCTGGGAGAGCTTGGTCCAGACTGACTGTGAGAGATGTCCGGTACAATGACAGTGGGTGGTACTTCTGCCAGGTTTTGGCAGATATCCCTTACCTTAGAAACAGTAACAGCAATGAAACTCAAGTTATTATTA CTGGCAAGACGACAGAAAGTACCCCTCCATCGATGACAG TAACTCGGTCTACCCACTCCAATGAGGGTTTGCTTCTAGGCTGGAAGCTGTGGGTAGCAGTGGGAGCAGCAAGTGCCATACTGGTTTCACTGCTAGTGGTCATCTGGATCCTACTACAACGAAGGAGAAGCATAATACAAAGAG AGAACCCTATCTATACCAATATGCCTGCAATAAAACAACCCTCTCCGCGTCCAGGACTACAGATGGACAAACAGAAGATTTCTCCCACTTTAAAATATATCAGGACCCCAACTCCAGCCAGAACCCACGACAACAAACACATCAGGATCCCAACTCCAGCCAGAATCCATGACAACAAACACATCCGGATCCCAACTCCAGCCAGAATCCATGACAACAAACACATCCGGATCCCAACTCCAGCCAGAATCCATGACAACAAACACATCAGGATCCCAATTCCACACAGGGCAAATGACAACAAACCCCTCACCGAGACCCCGAATCCACCTAGAGCCCATGATGGCAAACATCTTCCAACTCCTGCCAGGGCACATGACCTCAGGACCCCAACTCCACCCAGGGCCCATGACAGCAAATAA
- the LOC124037700 gene encoding fibronectin type III and SPRY domain-containing protein 1 — MGDQKESLRKITTTLAMKNDEITNFICCLKQSLENLEGNSSRVQEDLETEFSSLHSVLDELKDSMVTRIKQERASHTYELQSQLSACSKALESSEELLEVANQTLCSSEADDFTQAAKDIKDSVTMAPAFRLSLKAKASDSMSHMMVDFTQEREMLQAIKFLPVPATPEILVSECQVCDNTVTVQWALPEPDTKIDHYDLEHRRTNYEGPPRTREDYPWMVVEGIRETEYTLTGLRFDTRYMTFRVKACNKAVAGEFSELVTLETHAFLFKLDAGSSHQNLKVEDLSVEWDSCGGKIIQDIRKDKNRTNQSPMHSPARTAMNSPKRVPSARVGRDRFTAESYTVLGDTFIDAGQQYWEVRFDKESKAFAVGLALRNLGRFDQLGKSNASWCIHLNNWLHQSLTAKHNNKARTLDCPIPDRIGVYCNYEEGALSFYNARTKTLMHTFRTKFTQPVIPAFSVWNGSFSVQTGLQVPSVVQSGQRKNSGTSSSNASLT, encoded by the exons ATGGGAGATCAGAAG GAATCCCTGCGTAAGATCACCACTACCCTGGCCATGAAGAATGATGAGATCACAAACTTCATCTGCTGTCTGAAACAGAGCCTGGAGAACCTGGAG GGGAACTCCAGCCGTGTCCAGGAGGACCTGGAGACCGAGTTCAGCTCCCTCCACTCAGTACTGGATGAGCTGAAAGACAGTATGGTCACCAGGATCAAACAGGAGAGGGCCAGCCACACCTATGAGCTACAG AGTCAGCTGAGTGCGTGCTCCAAAGCCCTGGAGAGCTCTGAAGAGCTTTTGGAGGTAGCCAATCAGACTCTCTGCTCCTCGGAAGCAGACGACTTCACTCAG GCGGCCAAAGACATTAAGGATAG TGTGACAATGGCCCCTGCCTTCCGTTTGTCACTGAAAGCCAAAGCCAGTGACAGCATGAGTCACATGATGGTGGACTTCACCCAAGAGCGGGAGATGCTGCAGGCAATCAAGTTCCTCCCAG TACCTGCCACCCCAGAGATTCTggtgtcagagtgccaggtctgtGACAACACGGTGACAGTACAGTGGGCTCTGCCGGAGCCTGACACCAAGATAGATCACTATGACCTGGAGCATCGCCGCACCAACTACGAGGGGCCACCCCGCACCCGGGAGGACTACCCCTGGATGGTGGTGGAGGGCATTCGAGAGACAGAGTACACCCTTACAG GGCTTCGCTTTGACACACGTTACATGACGTTCCGTGTGAAGGCGTGTAACAAGGCTGTGGCAGGCGAGTTCTCTGAGCTTGTAACACTGGAGACACATG CGTTCCTGTTCAAGCTGGATGCGGGCTCGTCCCATCAGAACCTGAAAGTGGAGGACCTCAGTGTGGAGTGGGACAGCTGTGGGGGGAAGATCATCCAGGACATCCGCAAGGACAAGAACAGAACCAACCAATCTCCCATGCACTCCCCAGCCAG GACGGCCATGAATTCACCGAAGAGAGTGCCGTCTGCTCGAGTCGGCAGAGACCGATTCACGGCTGAGTCCTACACTGTACTGGGAGACACCTTTATCGACGCAGGCCAGCAGTACTGGGAGGTGCGGTTCGATAAGGAGAGCAAGGCGTTCGCTGTGGGCTTGGCCCTGCGGAACCTGGGCCGCTTTGACCAGCTGGGGAAGAGCAACGCCTCTTGGTGCATCCACCTGAACAACTGGCTGCACCAGAGCCTCACAGCTAAGCACAACAACAAGGCCCGCACCCTGGACTGTCCCATCCCGGACCGCATAGGGGTCTACTGCAACTACGAGGAGG GTGCACTGTCCTTCTACAACGCCAGAACCAAGACGCTGATGCACACCTTTAGAACCAAGTTCACTCAGCCTGTCATACCAGCCTTCTCG GTGTGGAATGGGAGTTTCTCGGTGCAGACGGGTCTGCAGGTGCCCAGTGTGGTGCAGAGTGGCCAGAGGAAGAACAGTGGTACCAGCAGCTCCAACGCCAGCCTCACCTAG
- the LOC124037701 gene encoding signal-transducing adaptor protein 2-like isoform X2: protein MKDEEIQITAPSLEARELWKGFIYCVVELSIPISLNLLPGQIHMMRETVETERERRNNLSLAAASSSNLSLVEGMPACYQPVSRIEAEIMLERHSDRGNLLLRPSRDGVSLAVTTRQDLNGSVFRHYRVDRKHDGGYTFDVETPIPCATLHGVIDCLVEKTNGALTPFIMEGPYEESITFVQANEESGEKSLQCAPSTPMPPVPVPALPPKPGPRERVPTPESESDRGEILYLNDTQQEKEEGTAVQAAHPLQPPPTPFRLPKAERKTLKPPLMPPVPTPRTSPSTSTDTPDARLRRLAVNSVPLDVVAQTISVELKLKLEKRLAHQQ, encoded by the exons ctgTCAATACCCATCTCACTCAACCTGCTGCCTGGCCAGATCCACATGATGAGGGAGACAGtggagacagagcgggagagacGGAACAACCTGTCCCTTGCTGCAGCATCTAGCTCCAACCTCAGTCTCGTTGAGGGCATGCCTGC GTGTTACCAGCCAGTGTCTCGTATCGAGGCAGAGATTATGTTGGAGAGACACTCTGACCGTGGGAACCTGCTCCTGCGGCCCAGCAGGGACGGAGTCTCATTGGCTGTCACCACTCGACAGGACCTCAATGg GTCTGTATTCAGACACTATCGCGTGGATAGGAAACATGACGGAGGATACACATTCGATGTAGAGACTCCA ATCCCCTGTGCCACACTGCATGGTGTCATCGACTGTCTTGTGGAGAAGACTAATGGAGCTCTGACACCCTTCATTATGGAGGGACCCTACGAAGAGAGCATCA CGTTTGTTCAGGCAaatgaggagagtggagagaagagtCTGCAGTGCGCCCCCAGTACTCCCATGCCCCCTGTGCCAGTTCCTGCCCTCCCTCCCAAACCAG GTCCACGAGAGCGTGTGCCAACTCCAGAGTCTGAGTCAGATAGAGGGGAGATCCTTTACCTCAATGACACCC AGCAAGAAAAGGAAGAAGGCACTGCAGTGCAGGCTGCTCACCCCCTTCAGCCTCCTCCCACACCTTTTCGTCTGCCAA AAGCTGAGAGGAAGACCCTGAAGCCACCACTGATGCCCCCTGTTCCGACACCTCGTACCTCCCCCAGCACCTCTACAGATACCCCTGACGCCAGGTTGAGACGCCTCGCTGTAAATTCTGTTCCACTAGACGTTGTGGCTCAGA CCATATCTGTGGAGCTGAAACTGAAGTTGGAGAAGAGGTTGGCGCATCAACAGTGA